The following are from one region of the Erwinia billingiae Eb661 genome:
- a CDS encoding DUF1479 domain-containing protein has translation MSSLNIDNIPQAVADIKRQLRKALPNYADVFAEVDANIRQQIAELNAQQQRGENPVPQLDAEDILQHRVTRQQKAQILQRGCCVIHGVFPQEQAEAWNQEVGNYLDRNNFVERLKHAAEDNYFGDLKQGKPQIYGIYWSKPQVEARQHARMNAVQVFLNTLWQTESHGKQHFDPARIVSYADRTRRRPPNSGSLGLSPHIDGGSLERWLDENFRHVYRHVFSGNWQQYNPFDGEMRTEVREFASPAVCSMFRTFQGWTALSPQRKHGGTLNLLPVANVMAWILLRAIQDDVPEDDLCGAAPGRALSISEKWHPLLLTGISAIPDMEAGDTVFWHCDVIHSVENEHQGDFDSNVMYISAAPWCAKNEAYLQRQWPAFIEGRSPPDFAADDFEVDFVGRATEAELTELGKSQMK, from the coding sequence ATGTCTTCCCTCAACATTGATAACATCCCGCAGGCCGTTGCGGATATTAAACGTCAGCTGCGCAAGGCACTGCCGAACTATGCAGACGTATTTGCTGAAGTTGATGCCAACATCCGCCAGCAAATTGCCGAACTGAATGCGCAACAGCAACGCGGTGAAAATCCCGTGCCGCAGCTGGATGCCGAGGATATCCTTCAGCACCGCGTCACCCGCCAGCAAAAAGCGCAGATCCTGCAACGTGGCTGTTGCGTCATCCACGGGGTTTTTCCACAGGAACAGGCCGAGGCCTGGAATCAGGAAGTCGGTAACTACCTTGACCGTAATAACTTTGTCGAGCGCCTTAAGCATGCGGCGGAAGACAACTATTTTGGCGATCTCAAACAGGGTAAACCGCAGATTTACGGCATCTACTGGTCGAAGCCGCAGGTTGAAGCCCGCCAGCACGCGCGGATGAACGCGGTGCAGGTATTCCTGAATACGCTGTGGCAAACCGAAAGTCACGGCAAGCAGCATTTCGACCCTGCGCGCATCGTCAGCTATGCCGATCGCACGCGTCGCCGGCCACCGAACTCGGGGTCACTTGGCCTGTCGCCGCACATTGATGGCGGCTCGCTTGAACGCTGGCTGGATGAGAATTTCCGCCACGTTTACCGTCACGTTTTCAGCGGCAACTGGCAGCAATATAACCCATTCGATGGAGAAATGCGTACCGAGGTGCGTGAATTTGCGTCACCGGCCGTATGCTCAATGTTCCGCACCTTTCAGGGCTGGACGGCGCTTTCGCCGCAGCGCAAACACGGCGGTACGCTGAACCTGCTGCCGGTAGCAAACGTGATGGCGTGGATCCTGTTGCGTGCCATCCAGGATGATGTGCCGGAAGACGATCTCTGTGGCGCGGCGCCGGGCCGCGCACTCTCGATCAGTGAAAAATGGCATCCCCTTTTGCTGACTGGGATTTCCGCAATTCCTGATATGGAAGCCGGCGATACCGTATTCTGGCACTGCGATGTCATTCATTCGGTTGAAAATGAACATCAGGGCGATTTCGACAGCAACGTGATGTACATTTCTGCCGCGCCCTGGTGTGCGAAAAATGAAGCCTACCTGCAGCGTCAGTGGCCAGCCTTTATTGAGGGCCGCTCGCCGCCGGACTTTGCCGCCGATGATTTCGAAGTGGACTTTGTCGGCCGCGCAACGGAAGCCGAATTGACCGAACTGGGCAAATCCCAGATGAAATAG
- a CDS encoding sensor histidine kinase produces MFEMLLAVLDRAALMLICLFFMTRTRHFRQLLQKDEHSRQELIAVTAIFSLFALFGTWSGINVDGSLVNVRTIAIMSGGILFGPWVGIVTGVIAGLHRFLIDVHGVTSVPCLITSIIAGVVSGYINLKVVKEKRWSVGILGGMLCESLTMILIVVWSQPTTLGIEIVSEIAVPMILGAVSIGLIVLLIQSVEGEKEAIAARQAKLALEIANKTLPLFRHVNSQSLRQVCDIIRNDINADAVAITNKNQILAYVGVGEANYHNGDDAISPTTARSIANGEIIIKNNDEAHRTPEIHSMIVIPLWEKGEVTGTLKIYYRHAHRITWSLKEMAVGLSQIISTQLEVSRAEQLREMANKAELRALQSKINPHFLFNALNAISSSIRMNPDTARQLITNLARYLRYNLELNDDEIIDIKKELYQVKDYIAIEQARFGDKLTVIYDIDEDVNCALPSLLLQPLVENAIVHGIHPCRGKGVVTISLKDQGDRIRIAVRDTGNGISEEVMARVESNEMPGNKIGLLNVHHRVKLLYGEGLHIHRRNPGTEIAFYISKNGTALPASESVSLRA; encoded by the coding sequence ATGTTTGAAATGCTGTTAGCCGTGCTGGACCGCGCCGCGCTGATGCTGATCTGCCTGTTCTTCATGACCCGCACGCGCCATTTCCGGCAGCTGCTGCAAAAAGACGAGCATTCACGCCAGGAACTGATCGCCGTTACCGCCATCTTTTCGCTATTTGCCCTGTTTGGTACCTGGAGCGGCATCAACGTTGATGGCTCGCTGGTTAACGTCCGCACCATCGCGATTATGTCCGGCGGCATTCTGTTTGGGCCCTGGGTTGGGATTGTTACCGGCGTGATTGCCGGCCTGCACCGTTTCCTGATCGATGTTCATGGCGTGACCTCGGTGCCCTGCCTGATCACCAGCATCATCGCCGGCGTGGTTTCCGGCTATATCAACCTGAAAGTGGTGAAAGAGAAGCGCTGGAGCGTGGGCATTCTCGGCGGCATGCTGTGTGAATCCCTGACCATGATCCTGATTGTCGTCTGGTCACAGCCCACCACCTTAGGCATTGAAATCGTCTCGGAAATCGCGGTGCCGATGATCCTCGGCGCGGTAAGCATCGGGCTGATTGTGCTGTTAATCCAGAGCGTTGAGGGCGAAAAAGAGGCCATTGCCGCCAGGCAGGCCAAGCTGGCACTGGAGATTGCCAACAAAACCCTGCCGCTGTTCCGGCATGTCAACAGCCAGTCGCTGCGCCAGGTGTGCGACATTATCCGCAATGATATCAATGCCGATGCGGTCGCCATCACCAACAAAAACCAGATCCTCGCCTATGTCGGCGTTGGCGAAGCGAATTACCACAACGGTGATGACGCGATCAGCCCGACCACCGCCCGTTCGATCGCCAACGGCGAGATCATCATCAAGAATAACGACGAGGCGCACCGCACGCCGGAAATTCACTCGATGATTGTGATCCCACTGTGGGAAAAAGGGGAAGTCACCGGCACGCTGAAAATTTACTATCGCCATGCGCACCGCATCACCTGGTCGCTGAAAGAGATGGCGGTAGGCCTGTCGCAAATTATCTCCACCCAGCTGGAAGTGTCCCGCGCCGAGCAGCTACGTGAAATGGCGAACAAAGCCGAACTGCGCGCGCTGCAAAGCAAAATCAACCCGCATTTCCTGTTCAATGCGCTGAATGCCATCTCCTCCTCAATCCGCATGAATCCGGATACCGCGCGGCAGCTGATCACCAATCTGGCGCGCTACCTGCGCTATAACCTTGAGCTGAACGATGATGAGATCATCGATATCAAGAAAGAGCTGTATCAGGTTAAGGATTATATCGCCATTGAACAGGCGCGTTTTGGCGACAAGCTGACGGTAATCTACGACATTGATGAAGACGTCAACTGCGCGCTGCCCAGCCTGCTGCTTCAGCCGTTGGTTGAGAACGCCATCGTGCATGGCATCCATCCCTGCCGGGGAAAAGGCGTGGTGACCATCAGCCTGAAAGACCAGGGCGACCGGATCCGCATCGCCGTGCGCGATACCGGTAATGGCATTAGCGAAGAAGTGATGGCGCGGGTAGAAAGTAATGAGATGCCCGGCAATAAAATCGGCCTGCTCAACGTTCATCACCGCGTAAAGCTGCTTTACGGCGAAGGTCTGCATATTCACCGGCGCAATCCGGGCACCGAAATCGCCTTTTATATCAGTAAAAACGGCACGGCTCTGCCGGCCAGTGAAAGCGTCTCTTTACGGGCGTAA
- the alaC gene encoding alanine transaminase gives MADNSSPRRFSRIERLPPYVFNITAELKMAARRRGEDIIDFSMGNPDGPTPPHIVEKLCAVAQRDDTHGYSTSRGIPRLRRAISHWYKDRYQVDIDPESEAIVTIGSKEGLAHLMLATLDHGDTVLVPNPSYPIHIYGAVIAGAQVRSVPLVAGVDFFTELERAIRESYPKPKMMILGFPSNPTAQCVELDFFERVIALAKQYNILVIHDLAYADIVYDGWKAPSIMEVPGARDVAVEFFTLSKSYNMAGWRIGFMVGNKELVAALARIKSYHDYGTFTPLQVAAIAALEGDQQCVKDIAEQYKRRRDVLVKGLHEAGWMVEIPKASMYVWAKIPDHYAQMGSLEFAKHMLQEAKVCVSPGIGFGDYGDTHVRFALIENSDRIRQAVRGIKSMFRADGILPGATKLNEEEA, from the coding sequence ATGGCTGACAACAGCTCACCACGCCGTTTTTCCCGCATTGAACGTCTTCCCCCTTACGTGTTTAACATCACGGCCGAACTGAAAATGGCCGCACGCCGTCGTGGCGAAGACATCATCGATTTTAGTATGGGCAACCCCGATGGCCCTACGCCGCCGCATATCGTGGAAAAACTCTGTGCTGTCGCTCAGCGTGACGATACTCACGGCTACTCTACCTCGCGCGGTATTCCGCGCCTGCGTCGGGCCATTTCACACTGGTATAAAGACCGCTATCAGGTGGATATCGATCCCGAGTCTGAAGCGATTGTCACCATCGGCTCAAAAGAGGGCCTGGCGCATCTGATGCTGGCCACGCTGGATCACGGTGATACCGTGCTGGTGCCGAACCCAAGCTATCCGATTCATATTTACGGTGCGGTGATTGCCGGCGCGCAGGTGCGTTCCGTGCCGCTGGTGGCGGGCGTCGACTTCTTTACCGAGCTGGAGCGGGCGATCCGTGAAAGCTATCCAAAGCCGAAAATGATGATCCTCGGCTTCCCGTCTAACCCAACCGCGCAGTGCGTTGAGTTAGATTTCTTCGAGCGCGTGATTGCGCTGGCGAAGCAATACAACATTCTGGTGATCCACGATTTGGCCTATGCCGACATCGTCTATGACGGCTGGAAAGCTCCGTCGATTATGGAAGTGCCGGGCGCGCGTGATGTCGCCGTTGAGTTCTTCACCCTGTCGAAAAGCTACAACATGGCCGGCTGGCGTATTGGCTTTATGGTTGGCAACAAAGAGCTGGTGGCGGCACTGGCGCGAATCAAAAGCTATCACGATTACGGCACCTTTACTCCGCTTCAGGTCGCCGCCATTGCGGCGCTGGAAGGCGATCAGCAATGCGTGAAGGACATTGCCGAGCAGTATAAACGTCGTCGTGATGTGCTGGTGAAAGGGCTGCATGAAGCGGGCTGGATGGTCGAAATCCCGAAAGCCTCGATGTACGTCTGGGCGAAAATCCCCGATCATTACGCACAGATGGGCTCGCTGGAGTTCGCCAAGCATATGCTGCAGGAAGCCAAGGTTTGCGTCTCGCCGGGCATTGGTTTTGGTGATTACGGTGATACCCACGTGCGCTTTGCGTTGATTGAAAACAGCGACCGTATTCGTCAGGCGGTGAGAGGCATTAAATCGATGTTCCGCGCGGATGGCATTTTGCCAGGCGCAACGAAGCTGAACGAAGAAGAAGCGTAA
- a CDS encoding GNAT family N-acetyltransferase, translated as MHLFTERLELKGLKPEDWQLFHRVHTDKTSMEFISAVPQLADIRQRFHDRLAPWQVTSFHMLCLTVRLKSSGEILGLIGANAEWAPYRQAEVGYSFLNEHFGRGYGSEALGALAGYLFEHCEFHKLKAQVVEGNWASRRVLEKNGFILEGTLRDNYLLRGQWVNDWVFGKLKSDA; from the coding sequence ATGCATCTGTTTACCGAACGGCTGGAGCTGAAAGGGTTAAAGCCGGAAGACTGGCAACTTTTCCATCGGGTACATACCGATAAAACCAGCATGGAATTTATCAGCGCCGTGCCGCAGCTGGCCGATATCCGCCAGCGTTTTCACGATCGTCTGGCCCCGTGGCAGGTCACCAGTTTTCATATGCTGTGCCTGACCGTCCGCTTGAAAAGCAGCGGTGAGATCCTTGGGCTGATTGGCGCCAACGCCGAGTGGGCACCGTATCGCCAGGCCGAAGTGGGCTATTCCTTCCTCAACGAGCACTTTGGCCGTGGCTATGGCAGCGAGGCATTAGGCGCGCTGGCGGGCTATCTTTTCGAACACTGTGAGTTTCATAAACTTAAGGCGCAGGTGGTGGAAGGCAACTGGGCCTCGCGGCGGGTGCTGGAGAAAAATGGTTTTATCCTTGAAGGCACCCTACGGGATAATTATCTGTTACGCGGGCAATGGGTGAACGATTGGGTGTTTGGAAAGCTGAAAAGCGACGCCTGA